A region of the Hyperolius riggenbachi isolate aHypRig1 chromosome 9, aHypRig1.pri, whole genome shotgun sequence genome:
tttaaatgacaactgaagcgagagggctaTGGCGGctgcgatatttatttcctttgaagcaataccagttgactggctatcctgctgatcctctgcctctaacactttaagccatagcccctgaacaagcatgcagcagaccaggtgtttctgacattattgccagatctgacaagattagctacatgcttgtttctggtgttattcagacactacttcagtcaaagagatcagcaggacagccaggcaactggtattgtttaaaaggaagcaaatatggcagcctcaatattcttctcacttcggttttcctttaaagtaaacatgtGGCTTAATTTTGGAGAcataaaacagatacttacctcaggaaggaGAACCCTCTGGAACCTCAAGAGGCTTCCCCGTCTTCCTCCACTGTGACGTTCTGGAGCAGGGACCTCCGATTCGTGGCCAGAATGCTCCTGCTCTCTCACCCGGACCCACTTTCTATTTATAGCATGTTTTTGcatgtgtgattgaaaggcacccaggggtgtaactagagggaaacagcccctgcaatggcagaggggcccagagctgtagggTGGCCACaactactaacctcccctccctccgatacaggggactatacttcacatcaggtggttttgtggctacacttgaagATCATGATTGCCACATGCTCTTTTTATGACCCTTGTCACCAGggcaggcaagggaaggggtgtgaccagTGGGgtgcccatcaaagttttgctcggGGGGGCCTTATGAATTGTAGTTATACCACTGAAAGCATCCCCAAATATGTTAGCACTACTGTATATAAATCTGAATTGATAATATTTTTGCTATTTCTCAGTAACATAaaggattttgtttttaatttctcttctctcttctcaTTTGCTGCTCTTCTTTGTGCAGGTTGACTGCTGGGCCCTCGGAGTGCTGCTGTATGCCCTCATCTATGGCAGCATGCCCTTTGACAACAGCAATTATAAAACACTAGCAGAACAGATTGGCAGCGGCCGGTACAGGCAGCCTCCTCATCTCTCAGGTTAGTTACCAGTGTTACTAAACCGGGGGCACGCTGGAAGTATGATGGgcgtaaaataataaaaaaatattgtgggGATCCAATGTAGTGTAAGAAAAgtacaatatgtttttttttttttttttttttaaatcacatttcTGTTTTTAGTATTCAatattttctaaatgtgtttttagGGTACTTGCGTATTATACCATCTGAAGAGTTTGGCAGTTCCTTGTTTAAGTTTTGTTCGCTCCACTACCAAGATGTAACCCTTTGtgaaaagctgaaagtcctggctttccattACACCAGGTCCCGTGTCAGTGTAATGCTCAGTTGCCAAGTTAAAGGGTTCTGAAGGAGGGGTGTCCTCTGCATCTTGGCTGCACAAAGCGTGATTGCAGAAGTATCGAACAACTCGACATTGATGATCAGCAGCACCCCCGGGAGGTCGTCTTCgcaggagtctcattacagaagaCAAAGGAGCAGACAAGCTATAAACCCTCCTGACTTCTCTGTGTGTTACTGGCCGGGGCTGAAGACTCTGTTAAGGCGAAGGAGCAGCTCAGCTACACACCCTCTTCCAggtccggccttaggtttcacagcgccctgagcgtaaccagattctagtgcccccccattcatcctcttcgtgcgcacgcacgcacacacacacccatgtgcaagatcccccctttagtgtatgtaggcagattctcccctttagtgtatataggcagctccctcctttagtatatataggcagatccctttATGTGTATAtggcatatcccccctccttttttattattattattatttagtatttatatagcgccgacatattacgcagcgctgtacagtgtatatatatattgtcactaactgtccctcaaaggagctcacaatctaatccctaccattgccatatgtctatattatgtatatataggcagatttccccctttagtatatataaacagatcccccttttagtgtatatagctaggcagataaatagtgtatagtaaacaagcagatccccctttagcgtAAATAGGCACCCCACACTTCCCCAACCGAGATGCAGTTGGGGAATCTTACTTTTCTGCttgtagctggggacagaagatggccaggagtcaggagtgacaagtaggtctctctctgattagtgcGCAGAGCAGACATCGCCTGTGAGCGAAAGGTAGCGCTACTGCCATGCACGGCTCACACTGACtcagcaagaggcagcagcaggttcctggagtctTCGCCCTCagtggcaccagggggcggagctaccactcGCAGCAGCCACAGACGGATCCAGAGCCTGCAGCCGCAGCCAGCAGGTAGAAGTGCGGCCAGGGCCAGTTGAATGCACATCCtgtgcgcccccctggaagccggtgccctgagcgaccgcttcagtcgttcaggtcaaaggccggccatgcccTCTTCACCTCTCAAGAAGCAGAGGACACCCTTCCTTCAAAACACTTTAACTTGACAACAGAGCATTACACTGACACAGGACCTGGTGTaatggaaagccaggactttcagctttaCAAAAAGGGTAAAATCTTGGTGGTGGAGCAAACAGAACTTAAACAAGGAACCGCCAAACTCTTCAGAcggtataatacgtaagtaccgtgTTTAGtactaaatgaaataaataaaacaaaatgcaaaacaaaaaacaaacaaaaaaaaaaagcccacggtattccctttaaccctttagcagccaaataaagtaaaactttatttggctgcagggccagGAGACACAGAAATGGTgtggccaaataaaaaaaaaattgggagtagatataactatatactgtatttcatatgtaaaggctctttcacactatggcctgagtgatattttcacactataaataaataaaccttttTAgcggccagcaagcaagaaaatactcagaataattgatGACAATACTTGTTCACCTActattgggtactttttcaattgcagagtgcaaaagttattataaacagaagatgaaaaattatatcctaggagaaaaagtgtatttgATCGGGCCCTGTGTGGTGTCAGCCGTGCAAACACATAGTACATAGAATTCCATGGGATCATTCAGACGTACGCATTACAGTAGTATGTGCTGCTTCTAGCTTGTTTGTTTTATAAATCCACTGCAAGCTGCATTTTTGCATagctataaataataataaacctaaatgcaaaaaaataaaaaaaatttaaaaaaatgtgtacacTAGTGCAAACTGGTTTCCGTAAATgcaatgctctagtgtgaaagaactCTAAAGCCCCTTTTAAACCTGTGGCCTGCGTCGTCCCAGGTTAGGCTTCCCTGCTGCATCCCTGCCCTCagggcaatgcaagtctatggagacttgcacatttAACGCGGTGCAACATGGTGTGCTGGCAGTATCCGAAACTATGCATTCCCAATGCAAAGACTGCAGCGCATTGCCACACGATCGTGCCTATCTcacggattatgcagcaatgcaagtccatGGCCGATGCAGTTAGTGTAAATCAGTGGTCTTCAAACTACGGCCCGCCgtggcctgcatatagaatagcattgctggcaccacccatccacatactatagaagccagcaagcagtcattctctggcttccaatccaattctgcatcaggtgaccctGTTGTCtaactggacggcaggttgtcacctgggtatgcttcactgtccggtgcacaaagacgttcttcgagcgctgcatgactgaatggctgctgctgggaggtctcctccgggcatgattgggggaatcaatacctagatttaaTGCAATGttttttatgtatgttccagccccccagcaatctGAAATATGTTgacctgaagtatgttgaccttgaccgaaaaagtttggggacccctggtgtaaaTGATGGGAACATGGTGCAacgtgcccagcagggagtacatcactgagcggggggcggcgctatgcatatagcCTGTCGCCACACGGTGGCTAAGGGTCATATTAAAGCTGGTTTCTGCAGTGCGATTTGGTGCAAGCCCAGCATCGCACCGCAAAACTCAAGTGTAAGACCTGGCCTTAATCTAGTTACTACTTGAAGTTCAATTTTAAATAATAAAACCAAATATGTCCTtagttgttaaagagaatctgtactctaatattcttacactaaaaagcataccattctattccttattttctcctgtgcccctctgtgctgtttctgccactctctgctgcaatcctggcttgtaattaacagttttaggcaatgtttacaaacaaactaaccagcttctaataggctcagctaagcatagtgtgtgagtatgcagggggcctgcagagggtgtgtatcgcttctaccaatcacaagcagccctgcacattccacacagtcaaagccttagcccgacaaacaggacagaggaaagatacattgatttattacagagacagtgtaattaggaagagctgcagtaagccccagcacattagaacaggcataggaactcataggatagaagaactaaggctgaaaaaattgttacagagtctctttaacacttgaTCGGCATGGAAATAAGGGAGAAAGCTAACCATTGTCACTCACTGTATTCTTTGTCATTTGTGACAGCCATAGATATTTTGCCTATATGACATTttggaataaaaaacaaaaatatttttattacagGTGCCTGTGGTTTGATTGACTGGATGCTGACGGTGAACCCAGCCAGGAGAGCAACCATTGAAGACATTGCCAATCACTGGTGGGTTAATTGGGGCTACGACATGGTGGTGTGTGACTGTCACCTTCTTACGGAATGTCAGTCGCCTCTGCTGGCACGCTACATCGAATGCCAGAACACACCTGGTTACAAAGGTACAAAAACAGAACAGAGCAGAGTCCAAAACAGGGAGGAGGAAGAATTTGAAGCCTGTCTCAGAAAGTCCAAAAAGGAGAACGATATCAATCAATCCCAACAAGAGCCCGAAGTTATCATTTCGAGGAAGAAACCGAAAGGAATTCTGAAGAAAAGGAGCAGTTTTGACAGCTCGTTTTTAAACTCCTCAACTTTCTCTGAAAACCGGTCTCAGAATGGCATGGAACTGAGTGAAGAAGCAGAAAACGTGTCCGCCTACGAGTCTCACATATCAGTGACTGTCGATTGCGCTTTCAACATGCCGAAGAAAGGGATACTGAAGAAGACATCTGAGAGAGAGTCTGGGTATTCATCTTCCCCAGAGAGAATAATGCCCGTAGAATGCCAGAAGACCTACCTCGCAGTCTCAGAAGAGAAAACAAGGTCAGAAAGGCACACAAGGAGGAAAAAAGGCATACTTAAAAAGAACGGACGGTTTTCAACCAGTCTGGATCTGCCAGTAGACTGCTCGTCCCTCAAGCTCTCAGACTCCATGGAAGACTTGATCTTTCCCAACGCCGAAGCACCAAAGAGCCCCAGCCGCCCCTCCAGTGTGATTAGCGATGACAGCTTCCTCTCTAGTGATTCCTTCGACCTACTCGACATGACTTCTGAAGCAAAGACTGAACTCTTCTCCTGTAGTCCACACAACAATTTCTATAGTTCTGAAGAAGAAGACGCCTTATCAAGCAAGCTTAAAGGGACTAATACCAAACAAAACCACAAGTTATGACTGCTATTTCCGTTATTTTTTAGTTTTATGCGAAGATAAATTATGGCAAAAAGTAGCACTAATTTGATTAATGAGACTCTTACATAAGACTTCTTTGGAGAGTGAAGACTACACTGAGAGTGTGCGAGGGGTGAcaaatttgtttcttttttttttagttttggatatTGTGGTAAAGGGTTATAATCTGTTTTGAGTAGtttttgctgtctgtgtcccgaTCTGTGTCCTCACTTTCCTTTACTGCTAGGAAGTGGGTAAATGTCACAACAGGGACAGGAAGTGGGTTAATCTCTTCAACAAAAATGGGAACAGcgttaaagaaaaaaattgcaccattacAAACTTAGGTTGTGAGGGGATATCTTCCAAGTGGAAATAGACAGTAGTAACAACCTAACTGAAGCTATAACCCTTCCCCACTGAACCCAAAACTAACCAAAAAAAGTTATGGCTATACTTGGGCCGTAGGTTACTGAAAGTACTAGTGTATGGGATTGGATTTCATTGATCCACAAGCTGCTTTTGACGTAAAGGCTGCATGCAGTGTTACCTCCCTGTAGCCTTGAACCGCTGCTAGGTCCTTCAGACTGAATGTAAAGTATTTATATTCAAGAACGTCAGATACATCATGCGAGATAACCGCAAAAAGGGAATTGTTATATTGACTTGACTTGAGTCTATTCAtcaaatataaatgttctgttagTATTCTTAGCACCTATAAAATCAGAATGCCTCAAAAACACAAACGTTAGTCATCTAAAATATTGTGTATTGCTTAAAATGTACCATATTCTATAGCTAAAAGACACTGGTGGAGGTGCCCTTGATGATTCTTAACTGTTAACCATAATATGGGTGAGAAGTGTAACATTTTACCTTCTCAGAAGGTTAAACCAAAAATTAATTTAGCAATTAAAGACGGTCACGCTGGAGACTGAAAGCTTTCTAGGCACttttattgacccgaggaagcgagCCAGGAACCTTGAAACGCGTTGTTGTGCATGAATAAAACATACCTTTTCCTTTCATTTTtgg
Encoded here:
- the LOC137532277 gene encoding NUAK family SNF1-like kinase 1; its protein translation is MTGVTCPREDGTCDRCMLPGKVAGHLGQRREEDRGLRWDRCDSCRSPDPRPAAGDGSPVKKHHHKHSIKHRYKLLETLGRGTYGKVKKAMDKTTGMMVAVKSIQKDKITDELDRVHLQREIEITALLKHEHIIQVFEVFESSEKIIIVMEYASNGELYDFINNKHQIPESEARRFFRQIVSAVHYCHKNGIVHRDIKLENILLDENLNVKLADFGLSNLYNKNQVLETYCGSPLYASPEIVKGLPYHGPEVDCWALGVLLYALIYGSMPFDNSNYKTLAEQIGSGRYRQPPHLSGACGLIDWMLTVNPARRATIEDIANHWWVNWGYDMVVCDCHLLTECQSPLLARYIECQNTPGYKGTKTEQSRVQNREEEEFEACLRKSKKENDINQSQQEPEVIISRKKPKGILKKRSSFDSSFLNSSTFSENRSQNGMELSEEAENVSAYESHISVTVDCAFNMPKKGILKKTSERESGYSSSPERIMPVECQKTYLAVSEEKTRSERHTRRKKGILKKNGRFSTSLDLPVDCSSLKLSDSMEDLIFPNAEAPKSPSRPSSVISDDSFLSSDSFDLLDMTSEAKTELFSCSPHNNFYSSEEEDALSSKLKGTNTKQNHKL